From Leptolyngbya sp. KIOST-1, one genomic window encodes:
- a CDS encoding HAD family hydrolase — translation MALDGVILDIDGTLVLSNDIHAQAWVESFASHGYDVPFEQVRPLMGMGGDQLLPTLMAELSEDQEPGKTIASDHKELVLTKYRPQLKPTAGARELVQALMEAEFRVIVATSASDRELEVMLKVAEVDDLLHETTSSSEAENSKPAPDIVQAALKKAELDPGRVVMLADTPYDIEAAGKAGVKVIAVRSGGFSDEELAGAIAIYDDPADLLHHYDRSPLAQATAV, via the coding sequence ATGGCACTTGACGGCGTTATTTTAGATATTGATGGCACCCTGGTTTTGAGCAATGACATCCACGCCCAGGCCTGGGTCGAGTCCTTTGCCAGCCACGGCTATGACGTGCCGTTTGAGCAGGTGCGTCCGCTGATGGGGATGGGGGGCGATCAGCTTTTGCCCACGCTGATGGCCGAGCTTAGCGAAGACCAGGAGCCCGGCAAAACCATCGCCAGCGACCACAAAGAGCTGGTGCTGACCAAGTATCGCCCGCAGCTCAAACCCACCGCCGGAGCACGGGAGCTGGTGCAGGCGTTAATGGAGGCTGAGTTTCGGGTGATCGTTGCCACCTCCGCCAGCGATCGCGAACTGGAGGTCATGCTCAAGGTCGCCGAAGTGGACGATCTGCTGCACGAAACCACTTCCTCCAGCGAGGCGGAGAACTCCAAGCCAGCCCCCGACATTGTCCAGGCTGCGCTGAAAAAAGCCGAGCTTGACCCCGGTCGCGTCGTGATGCTGGCCGACACTCCCTACGACATTGAAGCGGCTGGAAAGGCCGGGGTAAAGGTGATTGCAGTCCGCTCCGGTGGCTTCAGCGACGAGGAGCTGGCGGGGGCGATCGCCATCTACGACGATCCCGCCGATCTGCTCCACCACTACGATCGCTCCCCCCTAGCTCAGGCCACAGCGGTTTGA
- a CDS encoding TVP38/TMEM64 family protein, whose translation MKLTIFRSRRFWLLVLGGLGLALLGSQLPLQDWFVGAYNWLSGLGPVAIPAFIAVYVLATVVGLPNIVLILVAGAVFGLKGIAVASVADLLGAIACYGVGRTLARDRIKRWVRKKPNFSRLDHAVGQEGWKILLLTRLSPLVPSNILNYGFSCTRVNFWQYCFFSWVGMLPVITLYVYLGSLGLALFQDELSASNLALQGGGVALALSAGWYTTSLTRKALNPSGDDSSDRNRQE comes from the coding sequence ATGAAATTGACAATCTTCCGAAGCCGTAGGTTTTGGCTGTTGGTGCTCGGTGGCCTGGGGCTGGCGCTGCTGGGTAGCCAACTCCCCTTGCAAGACTGGTTTGTGGGCGCTTACAACTGGCTTTCGGGTTTGGGTCCCGTGGCCATACCCGCGTTCATTGCGGTGTACGTGCTGGCGACGGTGGTGGGCTTACCCAACATTGTGCTGATTCTGGTGGCGGGGGCTGTCTTTGGGCTGAAGGGCATTGCGGTGGCCTCCGTCGCCGACCTCCTGGGGGCGATCGCCTGCTATGGGGTGGGGCGAACGCTGGCCCGCGATCGGATTAAGCGCTGGGTCAGAAAAAAACCAAACTTTTCCCGCCTCGATCACGCTGTCGGCCAGGAAGGCTGGAAAATTCTGCTGCTGACGCGGCTGTCGCCCCTGGTGCCGTCCAACATTCTCAACTACGGCTTTAGCTGTACCCGAGTTAACTTCTGGCAGTACTGCTTTTTCTCATGGGTAGGCATGCTGCCGGTGATCACGCTGTACGTCTACCTGGGTTCCCTGGGCCTGGCCCTGTTTCAAGATGAGCTGAGTGCCAGCAACCTCGCCCTCCAGGGCGGCGGCGTAGCGCTGGCGCTCTCAGCCGGGTGGTACACTACCAGCCTGACCCGCAAGGCGCTAAACCCTTCAGGCGACGACTCAAGCGATCGCAATCGTCAGGAATAG
- a CDS encoding UPF0175 family protein: protein MPNVMGTETITLEVSQDVLAALKMGATDLGDRIRLLAAIAFFQEKQLSLGKAAELAGLNRLAFMDLLAQRGIVAFDYDESALSTDLAGIAELVGDG, encoded by the coding sequence ATGCCGAACGTCATGGGTACTGAAACAATTACGCTGGAAGTGTCACAAGATGTGCTGGCCGCTCTAAAGATGGGGGCAACTGATTTAGGCGATCGGATTCGGCTACTGGCTGCGATCGCTTTTTTCCAAGAGAAGCAGCTGTCCCTGGGTAAAGCCGCAGAATTGGCAGGCTTGAACCGCTTGGCCTTTATGGATCTCTTGGCTCAGAGAGGAATTGTCGCCTTTGACTATGATGAGTCTGCCCTCAGCACCGATTTAGCGGGTATCGCCGAGCTTGTAGGCGATGGCTAG
- a CDS encoding DUF3368 domain-containing protein produces MDELTGRKVAESLQIKVTGSVGLLIQAKQQGKIEAVKPLLDAMQAAGIYFSQRFIAAVLQYVHES; encoded by the coding sequence ATGGATGAATTGACGGGGCGTAAGGTTGCTGAATCGTTGCAAATTAAGGTGACGGGCTCAGTAGGTTTATTAATTCAGGCAAAACAGCAGGGGAAAATTGAGGCGGTTAAGCCTTTACTAGATGCAATGCAAGCGGCAGGAATATACTTCAGTCAGCGGTTCATAGCAGCTGTTCTCCAGTATGTCCATGAGTCATAG